The following are from one region of the Terriglobia bacterium genome:
- a CDS encoding polysaccharide deacetylase family protein, translated as MLWPYITLASAAAASYAGYATMAPTSQLYGRTLTHGSDPSQMALTFDDGPNDPHTMRLLDVLARHNAKATFFLIGKYVRVRPDVVRAIAAAGHEIGNHTESHPNLILVSAARLRQELADCGKALEDAMGKRIALFRPPFGGRRPNVLRTARAMGLNPVMWSVTGYDWSAKSAATIVEKVTGQVDSRRQPQGEIVLLHDGGHLAFGTDRRFTVEATGKLLERYAAKKFVTVAGLSQGNLELHNTKGLG; from the coding sequence ATGCTCTGGCCTTACATCACGCTCGCTTCTGCTGCCGCGGCCAGCTATGCCGGATACGCCACCATGGCTCCCACGTCGCAGCTCTATGGCCGCACGCTTACGCACGGCAGCGATCCCAGTCAGATGGCGCTCACCTTCGATGATGGGCCTAACGATCCGCACACCATGCGTTTACTGGACGTGCTGGCCAGGCACAATGCCAAGGCGACGTTTTTTCTTATAGGCAAATATGTGCGCGTGCGACCGGACGTAGTTCGGGCAATTGCTGCGGCAGGCCATGAAATTGGCAACCACACGGAGAGCCATCCCAACCTGATTCTGGTTTCGGCGGCGCGGCTGCGCCAGGAACTTGCCGACTGCGGCAAAGCGCTGGAAGATGCGATGGGAAAAAGGATCGCGCTTTTTCGGCCGCCTTTTGGCGGTCGTCGCCCCAATGTGCTGCGGACGGCCCGCGCCATGGGACTCAATCCTGTGATGTGGTCGGTGACCGGGTACGACTGGAGCGCGAAATCAGCCGCTACCATCGTGGAAAAGGTAACTGGGCAGGTGGATTCTCGGCGCCAGCCGCAAGGAGAGATTGTCCTGCTGCACGATGGCGGGCACTTGGCCTTTGGTACAGACCGCCGCTTTACCGTCGAAGCCACTGGCAAGCTTTTGGAACGCTATGCCGCCAAGAAATTTGTCACTGTTGCGGGCCTTAGTCAAGGCAACCTTGAACTTCATAACACCAAAGGACTAGGGTAA
- a CDS encoding MBL fold metallo-hydrolase has product MRRICSPLVFVILLAFVHFVPLKCMAADFGKVSSQKVAEGVYLFTTTPYADVGLSGNSVAIISDEGVLVFDSCATPQTAATVLAEIRTLISKPVRYLVNSHWHWDHWGGNQTYQAAFPGLQIITHEKTRELMLTVEPRWNEKGLKADLPQFLDGFEKQITAAKAKNAPPERVKAAEDRLAVDRDFLAQKLALHKTYPNVTFTDSMTIMLGGREIQLLHAQAITTGDTYLYLPKEKILITGDILLAPYPFAIGGTYPAEWLRTLEKFAALTPNLIIPGHGDAETSTDFLRGNIALFQEVMQQVRADKATGMTVEQTTEALNKQNAELAAKIGIKDSETAGAFKDYFLNVFVKRAYRELDGPLGDLPDGLPK; this is encoded by the coding sequence ATGCGCCGTATCTGCTCACCGCTTGTATTCGTGATTTTGCTGGCGTTCGTGCATTTCGTCCCGCTGAAATGCATGGCCGCGGATTTCGGCAAGGTCTCCAGCCAAAAAGTAGCGGAAGGTGTCTATCTCTTCACCACCACGCCTTACGCAGACGTCGGCCTGAGCGGAAATTCTGTGGCAATCATTTCCGACGAAGGCGTTCTGGTCTTTGATTCCTGTGCCACGCCGCAAACCGCAGCGACCGTGCTGGCAGAAATCCGCACGCTTATAAGCAAGCCTGTTCGCTACCTGGTGAATTCGCACTGGCACTGGGACCACTGGGGCGGCAATCAGACGTATCAGGCGGCCTTTCCCGGACTGCAAATCATCACTCACGAAAAGACGCGCGAACTCATGCTAACGGTCGAACCGCGATGGAATGAAAAAGGGTTGAAAGCTGATCTACCGCAATTTTTGGATGGGTTTGAAAAGCAAATCACCGCTGCCAAAGCCAAGAATGCGCCTCCAGAGCGGGTCAAAGCGGCAGAAGATCGGCTTGCCGTCGATCGCGACTTTCTGGCGCAAAAGCTTGCCCTGCATAAGACCTATCCCAATGTGACTTTCACCGATTCCATGACGATCATGCTGGGCGGCCGAGAGATTCAGCTACTGCATGCACAGGCCATCACTACCGGCGATACCTATCTCTATCTGCCAAAAGAAAAGATTCTGATCACTGGTGACATTTTGCTGGCCCCATATCCTTTTGCGATTGGTGGCACTTATCCGGCGGAGTGGCTCAGGACTCTGGAGAAATTTGCGGCGCTCACGCCCAACTTAATCATTCCCGGTCATGGTGATGCCGAAACAAGCACGGACTTTCTTCGCGGCAACATCGCGCTCTTCCAGGAAGTTATGCAGCAGGTAAGAGCCGACAAGGCCACCGGCATGACCGTGGAACAGACCACAGAAGCCCTGAACAAGCAGAACGCTGAATTAGCAGCCAAAATCGGAATCAAAGATTCGGAAACAGCCGGCGCGTTTAAAGATTACTTCCTCAATGTCTTTGTGAAGCGAGCGTATCGCGAACTGGATGGACCGCTGGGAGATTTGCCGGATGGTCTGCCGAAATAA
- a CDS encoding deoxynucleoside kinase: protein MAKLFEPPQYIAVEGPIRVGKSTLANIIADRLNAQRVIEPEDNPFLRAFYEGERGAGFQAQFAFLVRRFEQLRALEVGPKSRKTVVADYIFEKDKIFAYINLSDPELEVYNRYYQLFREQLPAPDLVIYLQASPDVLKKRLRKKNVAGETAVSDDYIEEVVKAYEHFFFHYTSSDLLVVNTNDIDFVERHTDLQELLRRVSEPIRGTQYFLPLGSTGAAGV from the coding sequence ATGGCCAAGCTTTTTGAACCACCACAATATATAGCAGTGGAAGGCCCCATCCGCGTGGGCAAGAGCACGCTGGCCAATATCATCGCGGACCGGCTGAATGCCCAGCGCGTGATTGAGCCGGAAGACAATCCTTTTCTCCGGGCATTTTATGAAGGCGAGCGCGGCGCGGGTTTCCAGGCGCAGTTTGCTTTCCTGGTCCGGCGCTTTGAGCAGTTGCGCGCTCTGGAAGTTGGCCCCAAATCGCGCAAGACCGTCGTTGCGGACTATATTTTTGAAAAGGACAAGATTTTCGCGTACATCAACCTGAGCGATCCTGAACTGGAAGTTTATAACCGCTATTACCAGCTCTTCCGTGAGCAGCTTCCCGCCCCGGACCTGGTGATTTATCTTCAGGCGTCGCCAGATGTGCTGAAGAAACGCCTGCGCAAGAAAAACGTTGCCGGCGAGACCGCCGTGAGCGATGACTACATTGAAGAAGTGGTCAAGGCCTATGAACACTTCTTTTTTCATTACACGTCGTCAGATCTGCTGGTAGTGAACACCAATGACATTGACTTTGTCGAGCGCCATACTGATCTGCAAGAATTGCTCCGCCGCGTGAGCGAACCCATACGCGGGACGCAGTACTTCCTGCCGCTGGGATCTACCGGCGCGGCCGGCGTGTAA
- a CDS encoding sigma-70 family RNA polymerase sigma factor, producing the protein MISDEALMLEFQRGSREAFEELFARYREPLYGFFRRRLASKDRAEDLAQETFLAVIRAAVRYEPRSLVKTYLYGIALKLLAAERRKLSGNEPQLDEHNELAEDGLSAEALWVRQALEKLDAGEREILMLREYEQLNYAEIAELLRLSVNTVRSRLFRSRMSLKNFLEPKRKAQSRTRGASEGEAKP; encoded by the coding sequence ATGATCAGTGATGAAGCCCTGATGCTCGAGTTCCAGCGCGGATCGCGCGAAGCGTTTGAAGAGCTGTTCGCGCGCTATCGTGAGCCGCTATACGGCTTCTTTCGGCGCAGGCTGGCCAGTAAAGACCGAGCTGAGGACCTGGCGCAGGAAACCTTTCTGGCCGTGATTCGCGCGGCTGTGCGTTACGAACCAAGATCATTGGTCAAGACGTATCTCTATGGGATCGCATTGAAGCTGCTGGCTGCCGAGCGAAGAAAACTTTCTGGCAATGAGCCGCAACTCGATGAACATAATGAGCTGGCGGAAGATGGCCTATCGGCGGAAGCGCTGTGGGTACGGCAGGCGCTGGAGAAGTTAGACGCAGGCGAGCGCGAGATTCTGATGTTGCGGGAATATGAGCAACTCAACTATGCGGAGATTGCCGAGCTGCTGCGCCTGTCGGTGAACACGGTCCGGTCGCGGCTGTTCAGGTCGCGCATGTCATTAAAGAATTTTCTGGAACCGAAACGGAAGGCACAAAGCAGGACGCGCGGCGCGTCTGAGGGCGAGGCGAAACCATGA
- a CDS encoding TonB-dependent receptor, with product MRAIRWYFLAFFIFATSFCTAQSSVEGVVKTAAGAPISSAQVSLTHAGASMPAQKTVADANGRFHFAAVNAGQYVVKTEASGYFTRDYQMVLPPRETVSLTIELAPKTTVTENVEVTAQYQAIDPGRTGSSQTFSHEQLERLMDPMVENTSNLVANLMPGASQSHDNFINVRGNEFSLHEFINGVSFLDNTQPQFSPGASPQIFETADLMTGGFTAEYGNRFGGVLDITTRSGRDMQDHGSANFHGATQDNYDMNAEYGGAKGKFGYYAFADGFTSGRFLDPPNAIELHDFGSALRGTTQLDWVSGKNNFKLLLMGSGANFQQPNLPEDQDVGRDPSRHLRQQTAILTWGHSFSPDTVLSSSIYQRIGSDRILPTSDPITPLSIGSRSTLTVGAKSDVVHLWHGHVFKAGVDLTRLRELESFFIDGRGDAEIFNLDASGAFNFRGGVKGGQAGLYLQDHFSPFKNLTVDAGARYDYFDLVDTHVQLSPRVGVAYHITRTKSVVHASYNRLFSPPPIEYSLLASFIGNNAADPGQRVGNVRAYTQNYFEVGIQQELHPQVSLEVDAYTHTGHNSFENHEISISRLFLPINFNTARSSGADVILNVRSLERLGISARVGYTLSRTFFYGPVTGGFTGDEPLDPGERIQPAFDQTHTGTANLFYRNSWRSSWIGTALRYGSGTIVENGPRLDQHLTADLGAGFNMWKAESRRLDLELDATNLTDNRYKISKESEEIPIQFAPSRTLGGSLKFHF from the coding sequence TTGCGCGCGATTCGCTGGTATTTTCTGGCCTTTTTTATCTTCGCCACTAGCTTCTGCACCGCTCAATCGAGCGTGGAAGGCGTGGTGAAAACCGCTGCTGGAGCGCCCATCAGCTCAGCGCAAGTTTCTCTCACTCACGCCGGCGCTTCCATGCCAGCACAGAAGACGGTTGCTGACGCCAATGGCCGGTTCCATTTTGCGGCAGTGAATGCCGGTCAATATGTCGTCAAAACTGAAGCATCGGGATATTTCACCCGCGACTACCAGATGGTTCTGCCGCCGCGCGAAACGGTCTCATTAACGATCGAACTGGCTCCCAAGACCACGGTCACTGAAAACGTGGAGGTAACGGCGCAATATCAAGCGATTGATCCGGGCAGGACAGGCAGCTCACAGACATTCAGCCACGAACAGCTTGAGCGCCTGATGGACCCAATGGTGGAAAACACCAGCAACCTGGTTGCTAACCTGATGCCCGGCGCAAGCCAGAGCCATGACAACTTTATCAACGTGCGCGGCAATGAATTTTCACTGCATGAATTTATTAACGGCGTTTCTTTTCTGGACAACACGCAGCCGCAGTTCAGTCCCGGCGCCAGCCCGCAGATCTTTGAGACAGCTGATCTAATGACAGGTGGCTTCACCGCCGAATACGGCAACCGTTTTGGCGGCGTCCTGGATATTACAACTCGCTCCGGCCGCGACATGCAGGACCATGGGTCAGCAAACTTTCACGGAGCCACGCAAGACAATTACGATATGAACGCCGAATATGGCGGCGCGAAAGGCAAGTTCGGCTATTACGCGTTCGCAGACGGCTTTACTTCCGGACGTTTTCTTGACCCTCCCAACGCTATTGAGCTGCACGATTTTGGCTCTGCCCTGCGCGGCACCACGCAGCTGGATTGGGTGAGCGGAAAAAATAATTTCAAGTTGCTTTTGATGGGCAGTGGCGCAAACTTTCAGCAGCCCAATCTGCCGGAAGACCAGGACGTAGGCCGCGATCCATCGCGCCATCTCCGCCAGCAGACAGCCATCCTCACCTGGGGACACTCGTTTTCTCCCGATACCGTTCTCTCCAGCTCCATCTATCAGCGCATCGGCTCAGACCGCATTCTGCCGACTTCCGATCCCATCACGCCGCTTTCCATTGGATCGCGCAGCACGCTCACCGTGGGAGCAAAAAGTGACGTGGTGCACCTGTGGCATGGGCACGTCTTTAAAGCCGGCGTGGACCTGACGCGCCTGCGTGAATTGGAAAGTTTCTTTATTGACGGCCGTGGCGACGCTGAGATTTTCAATCTTGATGCCAGCGGAGCTTTCAACTTCCGTGGCGGAGTAAAAGGCGGCCAAGCCGGACTCTACCTGCAAGACCATTTTTCGCCATTCAAAAATCTCACTGTGGATGCGGGCGCGCGCTATGACTACTTTGACTTGGTTGACACGCACGTGCAGCTAAGCCCTCGCGTGGGCGTGGCTTATCACATCACGCGCACCAAATCAGTGGTGCACGCTTCTTACAACCGGCTTTTCTCCCCGCCCCCGATTGAATATTCCCTGCTGGCCAGCTTTATCGGCAACAACGCCGCCGATCCCGGCCAGCGCGTAGGCAACGTGCGTGCTTACACGCAAAACTATTTTGAAGTCGGCATACAGCAGGAGCTTCATCCTCAGGTGTCGCTTGAAGTGGATGCTTACACGCACACCGGGCACAACAGTTTTGAGAACCATGAAATCAGCATCTCGCGGCTGTTCCTGCCTATTAACTTCAACACGGCGCGTTCCAGCGGCGCGGATGTGATCCTGAATGTGCGCAGCCTGGAACGGCTTGGCATAAGCGCTCGGGTGGGATATACGCTTTCTCGCACTTTCTTTTACGGTCCGGTTACCGGCGGCTTTACCGGCGATGAGCCTCTTGATCCCGGTGAGCGTATTCAGCCCGCCTTCGATCAGACACATACGGGAACGGCCAATCTCTTCTATCGCAACAGCTGGAGAAGTTCCTGGATCGGCACTGCTTTGCGCTACGGTAGCGGGACCATCGTTGAAAACGGACCACGGCTGGACCAGCATCTTACTGCCGACCTTGGCGCTGGATTCAACATGTGGAAGGCCGAATCCCGCCGCCTTGATCTGGAGCTGGACGCGACGAACCTGACTGACAACCGCTACAAAATATCCAAGGAAAGCGAAGAGATTCCGATTCAGTTTGCTCCGTCACGCACGCTGGGCGGGAGCCTTAAGTTTCATTTCTGA
- a CDS encoding peroxiredoxin family protein, with the protein MLGLGNYNYGHFSRELFHDLARSSFSGPGPGVQAPDFKATTLDGETVRLSDYAGKKNVLLVFGSATCPMTAASIGQINELYDRFRGDEIEFLFVYVREAHPGEVIPAHKSMREKIEAARLLRDEEDMHMPIIVDDLRGTIHRKYSKLPNPAFLIDKSGRVAFLSLWSKPAGLSQAIQELLDAQEERGVHQAVVNGGQDLDMPMPYSSLYAYRALERGGKESLNDFRHAMGLPARVAMTASHIARPLLDNPGRVMSIAALAAAVLAGGLYAGFELRKRRLGTQRNPYRAYERDKVQDTETGNDYGAVGI; encoded by the coding sequence ATGCTGGGTTTGGGTAATTACAATTACGGGCACTTTTCCCGGGAACTCTTTCATGATCTTGCCCGCAGCTCATTCTCCGGGCCGGGACCGGGAGTGCAGGCGCCTGACTTCAAGGCCACCACCCTTGATGGCGAAACGGTCCGCTTAAGCGACTACGCCGGGAAAAAGAACGTTTTGCTGGTTTTTGGCTCGGCTACGTGCCCCATGACCGCCGCTTCCATCGGCCAGATCAATGAGCTTTATGACCGTTTTCGCGGTGATGAGATTGAATTTCTTTTTGTTTATGTGCGTGAAGCTCATCCCGGCGAAGTAATTCCCGCGCATAAATCCATGCGTGAAAAGATCGAAGCTGCGCGGCTCCTGCGTGACGAAGAAGACATGCACATGCCCATCATTGTGGACGATCTCCGCGGCACCATCCATCGCAAATACTCCAAGCTGCCCAACCCGGCATTTCTGATCGATAAATCCGGCCGGGTGGCTTTTCTTTCCCTCTGGTCCAAGCCCGCTGGACTCAGCCAGGCCATCCAGGAACTGCTGGACGCACAGGAAGAACGCGGCGTGCACCAAGCGGTGGTCAATGGCGGCCAGGACCTGGATATGCCCATGCCTTACAGCTCGCTCTATGCATATCGCGCCCTGGAGCGCGGCGGAAAAGAATCATTGAATGATTTTCGCCATGCCATGGGATTACCAGCTCGCGTGGCCATGACTGCTTCGCATATCGCGCGGCCCTTGCTGGATAATCCCGGACGCGTGATGTCCATTGCCGCTCTTGCCGCCGCTGTCCTTGCCGGCGGGCTGTATGCGGGTTTTGAATTGCGCAAGCGGCGGCTGGGCACGCAGCGAAATCCTTATCGCGCCTATGAACGCGATAAAGTGCAAGATACAGAAACGGGCAATGATTACGGGGCAGTCGGAATTTAG
- a CDS encoding DUF4349 domain-containing protein, with amino-acid sequence MSTHNHPIEQEELMAYLDGELATNRAVAAAAHLEHCAECQELAADLRKLSQEMMAWEVDESDITEISNDLALALEQRKREPKKKSASVRDSWSMLFTRRKLVFAGGSTAIALFIFSYLTFSPRPHQMARLYQRQEAKLEGYSRDDSYMPKSAPVAPPPPKIYAYDSLHQSNAMGDLAKIAPGIVGNANRTNKAAEEKYADDETDSSDHPVPTVPMIARVAGLTLTTKEFDKTRASLEEILKRHSGYMGELKVSAPADAGRSLTATLRIPAQKLEAAMAELKKLGRVEDESQGGEEVTQQYVDLEARLANGIHTEQRLTEILRTRTGKLQDVLKVELEIDRVRGEIEQMQAEKKELSKRVAFATLNTTVKEEYFAKLQGTPPSTGSRFRNAAVDGYNTVVEGLIDVGLFLLSAGPSLLLWVAVLFFPARWAWKKLRHKFAEPEMPSAS; translated from the coding sequence ATGAGCACCCACAATCATCCTATCGAACAAGAAGAGCTCATGGCCTACCTAGACGGCGAGCTGGCGACCAACCGCGCGGTCGCGGCAGCAGCGCATTTGGAACATTGCGCGGAATGCCAGGAGCTGGCAGCCGATCTTAGAAAGCTTTCGCAGGAGATGATGGCGTGGGAGGTGGACGAGTCGGATATTACAGAAATATCAAATGACCTTGCGTTAGCGTTGGAGCAGAGGAAAAGAGAACCAAAAAAGAAAAGCGCTTCTGTACGGGACTCGTGGAGCATGCTGTTTACACGGCGCAAGTTAGTGTTTGCAGGCGGCTCGACGGCAATAGCACTGTTCATTTTCTCGTATCTCACATTCAGCCCGCGGCCCCATCAAATGGCTCGACTTTATCAACGGCAGGAAGCCAAGCTGGAAGGCTATAGCCGGGATGATAGTTACATGCCCAAGTCGGCTCCGGTCGCCCCACCACCGCCGAAAATCTACGCGTACGATTCTCTTCACCAATCGAACGCGATGGGCGATTTGGCAAAGATAGCGCCCGGGATTGTCGGCAATGCAAACAGAACCAACAAGGCTGCAGAAGAAAAATATGCGGACGACGAGACGGACAGCAGCGACCACCCGGTTCCTACCGTCCCCATGATCGCGCGGGTTGCCGGGCTCACGCTGACAACCAAGGAATTCGACAAAACGCGCGCCAGCCTGGAAGAAATCCTGAAGCGCCACAGCGGTTATATGGGCGAGTTGAAAGTGAGCGCACCGGCCGATGCAGGGCGCTCTCTAACAGCCACGCTGCGCATTCCCGCCCAGAAGCTTGAAGCCGCGATGGCGGAGTTGAAGAAGCTGGGCCGCGTGGAAGACGAGTCGCAGGGCGGTGAAGAAGTCACGCAGCAATACGTCGATTTGGAAGCGCGGCTGGCCAATGGAATCCATACCGAGCAGCGGCTCACGGAGATCCTGCGCACGCGCACCGGCAAGCTTCAGGACGTGCTGAAAGTTGAGCTGGAGATTGACCGCGTGCGCGGCGAGATTGAGCAGATGCAGGCGGAAAAGAAAGAGCTGAGCAAGCGCGTGGCGTTTGCCACGTTGAACACTACCGTCAAAGAAGAATATTTCGCCAAATTACAGGGCACACCACCCTCCACAGGAAGCCGTTTCCGCAATGCCGCCGTGGACGGCTACAACACAGTAGTGGAGGGATTGATTGATGTTGGGCTGTTCCTGCTTTCGGCGGGACCGAGCCTGCTGCTGTGGGTGGCGGTACTGTTCTTCCCGGCGCGGTGGGCATGGAAGAAGTTACGCCACAAATTTGCGGAGCCTGAGATGCCTTCCGCTTCGTAA
- a CDS encoding DsbA family protein: MKLRLNWVLIAVFMLASSVAVFAVDASVLKPPRGATVAIVMFEDMQCPDCSKAYPAIWEAANEHKIPVVLRDFPLPMHNWAFDAAVWARYFDQRSPSTGNEFRKFIYANQIQITRDNLLQWAQKFAGENKTAVSQEKDPDGKLADLVKADYLLGQRIGVEHTPTIWVVSNSGASGPLVEEVKVREKLGQMIEDMLSKAQPVTAAKVNSPAKAAVRKKNIVKTPKKAG; this comes from the coding sequence ATGAAATTGCGCCTGAATTGGGTCTTGATCGCGGTGTTTATGCTGGCGTCAAGCGTCGCTGTGTTTGCCGTCGATGCCTCGGTGCTTAAGCCGCCTCGCGGAGCTACAGTCGCTATCGTGATGTTTGAAGACATGCAATGCCCGGATTGTTCCAAGGCTTACCCTGCGATCTGGGAAGCCGCCAACGAGCATAAAATCCCGGTGGTGCTACGTGATTTTCCTTTGCCCATGCACAACTGGGCCTTTGATGCCGCGGTGTGGGCCCGATATTTCGACCAGAGATCGCCCAGCACGGGAAATGAGTTCCGTAAGTTTATTTATGCCAACCAGATACAGATCACTCGGGACAATCTGCTGCAGTGGGCGCAAAAATTCGCGGGCGAGAACAAGACCGCCGTCTCCCAGGAGAAGGATCCCGATGGCAAGCTGGCGGATTTGGTGAAAGCAGATTACTTGCTCGGGCAGCGCATTGGCGTGGAACATACTCCCACAATCTGGGTTGTAAGTAATAGCGGAGCTTCTGGGCCTTTGGTGGAAGAAGTAAAAGTGCGGGAGAAGCTGGGCCAGATGATTGAAGACATGCTCAGCAAGGCGCAGCCTGTGACGGCAGCCAAAGTAAATTCCCCGGCCAAGGCCGCAGTCCGCAAGAAAAATATTGTCAAAACCCCTAAGAAGGCAGGATGA
- a CDS encoding redoxin domain-containing protein — translation MAALKVGEMAPEIELPGVTGKQRHKFKLSDLRGKKNVVLAFYPLDWSPT, via the coding sequence ATGGCGGCTTTGAAAGTTGGAGAGATGGCCCCGGAGATTGAGCTTCCCGGGGTCACGGGAAAACAAAGACACAAATTCAAGCTCAGTGATCTGCGCGGCAAAAAGAACGTGGTTCTTGCGTTTTACCCGTTGGATTGGAGCCCAACTTGA
- a CDS encoding energy transducer TonB, with translation MRVKLTILLLSILAANATSWAQDAEATLKQFEGKTLILRHALQSDSQQYDAAGKVLKGGKDGSWTVFGGIMIDRVTLTPDKLRLEGQRIFFLFPKQKLTLFEFKRRKAFKGPPFSPSVNVEVILDKPIDSAEQGLTVLGRIFALKTEDFLESLPDFWRAYLLDHHFNYDASQKKEAEYRWSEEVPKASKPIQNVPSESTKDPKHEDSHELATYPIGPGSGVKAPKPKHTPEPDYSEIAKYEGYQGTAVVNVIVGTDGNVHYVRLLRPLGMGLDENAQSTVQTWRFQPAIRNGQPVAVEMNIEIAFNLY, from the coding sequence ATGCGCGTAAAACTCACGATTCTTCTGCTTTCAATCCTTGCGGCAAACGCTACCTCTTGGGCGCAGGATGCGGAGGCGACCCTCAAGCAGTTTGAGGGTAAGACTTTGATTCTTCGCCATGCCTTGCAGTCAGACTCTCAGCAATATGACGCAGCAGGCAAGGTGCTGAAGGGCGGAAAAGATGGGTCATGGACTGTCTTCGGCGGTATCATGATCGACCGTGTAACTCTCACGCCCGACAAGCTCCGCCTTGAAGGCCAGCGAATATTTTTCCTGTTCCCAAAGCAGAAATTAACCCTATTCGAATTCAAACGGCGCAAAGCTTTTAAGGGGCCGCCCTTTTCGCCTTCCGTGAATGTGGAAGTGATTCTTGACAAGCCGATTGATTCTGCCGAACAGGGGCTCACTGTCCTGGGCCGGATATTTGCCTTGAAGACAGAGGACTTTCTGGAATCCTTGCCGGATTTTTGGCGCGCGTACCTGCTGGACCACCATTTCAACTACGATGCTTCTCAGAAAAAAGAAGCGGAATACCGCTGGAGTGAGGAAGTTCCTAAAGCGAGTAAGCCGATTCAAAACGTCCCGTCAGAGTCGACCAAAGATCCCAAACATGAGGACTCTCACGAACTTGCCACGTATCCCATTGGTCCGGGTTCCGGGGTCAAGGCTCCCAAACCCAAACACACTCCCGAACCTGATTACTCAGAGATTGCTAAATATGAAGGATACCAAGGTACCGCGGTGGTGAATGTGATTGTTGGGACGGATGGCAATGTCCACTACGTTCGCCTACTTCGTCCATTGGGTATGGGGTTGGACGAAAACGCTCAATCCACAGTTCAAACCTGGCGTTTTCAGCCCGCTATTCGCAACGGACAACCGGTTGCTGTCGAAATGAATATTGAGATTGCATTCAACCTATACTGA
- a CDS encoding DsbA family protein: MNILAKRFIHIAGALALALAPAASRAADGSSLKPPPGARAAIVMFEDLECPDCARAYPVVWEAAKKHNIPVVLHDFPLQQHPWSFDAAVYARYFDTKSEKLGDDFRGYIFKNQTQIDKSNLRQYVEKFANDNKAPIPFVLDPDGQFKAKILADRNMGTQIGLQHTPTIFVVGSGGAATPAVEVEDRSKLDQIIEDTLQKSPAASAAKKPAAKKTTAKKAAKK, from the coding sequence ATGAATATATTGGCAAAGCGTTTTATTCACATCGCCGGAGCGCTTGCTCTTGCGCTTGCTCCAGCCGCCAGCCGCGCTGCAGACGGTTCGTCACTCAAGCCGCCGCCGGGCGCGCGCGCGGCCATTGTAATGTTTGAGGACCTGGAATGTCCTGACTGCGCCCGTGCTTATCCGGTGGTTTGGGAAGCAGCCAAGAAGCACAACATCCCCGTGGTGTTGCATGACTTCCCGCTTCAACAACATCCCTGGTCTTTTGATGCGGCAGTCTATGCCCGCTACTTTGACACCAAATCAGAGAAGCTGGGCGACGATTTCCGGGGCTATATTTTCAAGAATCAAACACAAATTGATAAGTCCAACCTGCGCCAATATGTCGAGAAGTTTGCTAATGACAACAAGGCGCCGATTCCGTTTGTTCTGGATCCTGATGGACAGTTTAAAGCCAAGATCCTGGCCGACCGCAATATGGGCACGCAAATCGGCCTGCAACACACCCCAACCATCTTTGTCGTGGGCAGCGGCGGCGCTGCGACTCCCGCCGTTGAGGTTGAAGACCGCAGCAAGTTAGACCAGATCATTGAAGACACGCTGCAGAAATCACCCGCTGCATCAGCGGCGAAGAAGCCCGCGGCCAAAAAGACAACCGCAAAGAAGGCTGCGAAGAAATAA
- a CDS encoding redoxin domain-containing protein has product MSAYGKYLPKFAEHDAQVVGISPDSIYSHLAWQEKSIGWLEYPLLSDYWPHAGVAQQFGILRLGEPLPGINDRAIFIVDKQGKIAFSKTYELGQEPDYEELVTELGKVK; this is encoded by the coding sequence ATGTCGGCGTACGGCAAATATTTGCCAAAGTTCGCCGAACATGATGCCCAGGTCGTGGGCATCAGCCCGGATTCAATTTACAGCCACCTCGCCTGGCAGGAGAAGTCGATTGGCTGGCTTGAGTATCCCCTTCTGAGCGACTATTGGCCTCATGCCGGTGTGGCCCAGCAGTTTGGCATTTTGCGCCTGGGCGAGCCGCTGCCCGGAATCAATGACCGTGCGATCTTCATTGTGGACAAGCAAGGCAAAATCGCATTTTCCAAGACCTATGAACTTGGCCAGGAGCCGGATTACGAAGAACTGGTGACTGAATTGGGTAAGGTCAAATAG